One part of the Prunus persica cultivar Lovell chromosome G5, Prunus_persica_NCBIv2, whole genome shotgun sequence genome encodes these proteins:
- the LOC18776247 gene encoding abscisic acid receptor PYR1, protein MEKGEGSAAEQDAEETTQHHLRIPAGLTQDEFDDLKRIVAEFHKYPVGPGKCSSLLAQRVYAPPDKVWSVVRRFDKPQTYKHFIRSCTVKEGFKMTVGCTRDVNVISGLPAATSTERLDFLDDDRHVTGFSITGGEHRLKNYRSVTTVHGFERDGRIWTVVLESYVVDVPEGNSEEDTRLFADTVVKLNLQKLASVTEGLAGDGDAKPQVM, encoded by the coding sequence ATGGAGAAAGGCGAGGGCTCAGCGGCCGAGCAAGACGCGGAGGAGACCACCCAGCACCACCTCAGGATTCCCGCCGGGTTGACTCAGGACGAGTTCGACGACTTGAAGCGGATCGTGGCCGAGTTCCACAAGTACCCGGTGGGTCCCGGAAAATGCTCTTCCCTACTCGCGCAGCGCGTGTACGCTCCGCCCGACAAGGTGTGGTCGGTGGTGCGCCGCTTCGACAAGCCCCAGACCTACAAGCACTTCATCCGGAGCTGTACGGTCAAGGAGGGGTTTAAAATGACCGTCGGGTGCACGAGGGACGTCAATGTCATCTCCGGGCTACCGGCGGCCACCAGCACGGAGCGGCTCGACTTTCTCGATGACGACCGCCACGTCACCGGTTTCAGTATTACCGGCGGCGAGCACCGGCTCAAGAATTACCGGTCGGTGACGACCGTGCATGGGTTCGAGCGCGACGGGAGGATCTGGACTGTCGTTTTGGAATCGTACGTTGTCGATGTGCCCGAGGGGAATTCCGAGGAGGACACGCGTCTCTTCGCGGATACAGTTGTCAAGTTGAATCTCCAGAAGCTGGCGTCGGTCACCGAAGGGCTGGCGGGTGACGGTGACGCTAAACCGCAGGTGATGtga